A stretch of Schistocerca nitens isolate TAMUIC-IGC-003100 chromosome 6, iqSchNite1.1, whole genome shotgun sequence DNA encodes these proteins:
- the LOC126263352 gene encoding translation initiation factor IF-2-like, with the protein MAPQPLAPTTPALLPALAPGRSAAPGGLLSPPPRPHLRLPSPPCSSVALELVDADAAIMPLPPPSPMEVVAPHGHLAQQRGRAAEQPGRATHPRPRIAHGAGVGERPVKTCPGRAPPLSEGVGGMTAASASIGSGTVEEHGGSSQRWGRDGGERRPPGAGDGSGGGAGASAAKVRVTGPAGVAERF; encoded by the exons ATGGCGCCTCAACCACTTGCCCCTACGACACCGGCGCTCCTGCCTGCGCTGGCGCCGGGCCGGTCTGCTGCTCCGGGCGGGCTCCTCTCGCCACCGCCACGGCCCCACCTGCGGCTGCCATCGCCTCCGTGTTCCTCAGTGGCGCTGGAGCTGGTGGACGCTGACGCTGCCATCATGCCGTTGCCGCCGCCGTCGCCCATGGAAGTCGTTGCTCCGCATGGTCATCTGGCGCAACAGAGGGGGCGGGCAGCGGAACAGCCAGGGCGTGCCACCCACCCGCGTCCTAGAATTGCTCACGGGGCGGGGGTGGGGGAACGCCCCGTAAAAACCTGCCCAGGACGCGCACCGCCACTGA GCGAGGGCGTCGGTGGCATGacggcagcctcagcgtccatcggttcCGGCACTGTGGAGGAACACGGCGGCAGCAGCCAGAGGTGGGGCCGTGACGGCGGAGAGAGGCGCCCGCCCGGCGCAGGAGACGGCAGCGGCGGTGGTGCAGGAGCGTCTGCGGCGAAGGTGCGAGtgacggggccggccggagtggccgagaggttctag